AAGAATAAAAGATAGTTTGATATTATAATTAAAAATTAAAAAAATTATTTAAAAAATTAATATTATCTATCTTTATTAATATTATTTATCTTTTGTTTTGTCTGTAGGCGTTTTACTTATTTGTGAGAACACTTTTTTTAATATTTCTTTCTGTTCTTCCTGTGAAGGATATTTAATATTATATTTTTCTAAAAGTTCTGGGTCAACTTTATGATCATCTTTTTTATTTTGCATATATTCGTTTATGTGCTCTTCTAACATCTTATCATATATCTTTGGGCTGTATTTTATAATCATTTTTGTTAAATAAATTATCATTATGGTGAATACTGTGCCAATTAGTGTCATAAATAACCTTTCTTTAATAAAATGCGGAATCACTTCGGCATACATATATGCTGGAAGGTTAAGATACCACATGCCTAAGAATGAACCATATAAGTGGTCGGTCATAACACTACAAAAAGATAACACTGCAGTTCCAAAAATTGATTTGATTACATTTTTTTCAAACATTAATTTGCAAATTTTTTCTCGTAGATATAATATTAGTATTAGTGCAAAGATGGATACAAATGGATAATAGTAAACTATCCTTCCAATGTCTGTTGAGTACCACAACAACAACCCAAATAACATTATAATTGCCACATGTTTCCAACGACCTTCAGATAGATAACCTGCAACAATTGTTCCAAGTATGGGGGGTAATACAGAAAACACTCCAAAATATGCAGCTTTGGGATTAATTAATAAATAAATAGATTTTGCAATTAGTGAGGTTGTCGAAAAATTATTTCATCAATGAATTTAAATATTACTCTCTAATACTAATAACTCTCATTAGTGTTAAAATATTATGAACGATTGCTACTGCTAAAGTAGCTCTACATCTACTTTCAGGTAGTTTTTCATTTAGAGTTAATCTAAATTTAGTTTTTAGCCCTCCAAATATCGCTTCTATTACCCCTCTAATTTTATACAGTTTCTTATCAAACAATTTTTTAACTTTCTTTCTGATTTTAGAAATACCGTAATCCCATTTAAACTCTTTTGTTTTAACTATTGGAATGAGGTCTATGGATAACAACTCTCTAAGTAAATCTTCATCATCGTAACCACCATCCAACAATATTATCGCACCTTTCACAAAATCTAAAGATTTTATCATTTTTAGTAAGTTTTTACTGTCTGAACTATATCCATTATCCCATTTTACCATAACAATCGAAATTAATCCATAATCTTTATAATAGCAAGCTAATACGTGCATTTTGTCAAAAACCCGATACTTTACCTTTTTTATTTCATTATTCACAACTCTGATTCTTTCACAATACACTCTTAATAAATGGACTCCAGTGGAATCAGCTATGTAAATTATAACCGATGATTTTAACGAATTAGCAATAATTAAGTGTAATCCAACGATTATTTTAGTTAAATCGCTTATTTTAATCCTCTGAAAAGCTTTTCCGTATGTGGAGCTATCTATATGCTTTTTATGTAAATAATCGGAAAGAGTTTCTAAATCTCTTAAACTAATTCTAAAAATGTGTTTTATTATTAGAGTAGCTATATATTCATTGTAACTTATAGCTAAAGGCCTTCCTACTTTGCGTTTTTCTTTATATGGAAGTAAAATATTTATAATAAATGAAACAAAATCATAAGTGTACTTAATATTGAATATCTTAAACCTCTTATCGTAGGCTTTCCAGTATCCTTTTCTTTTGGTTTTTCTGCCGCTCATAATTATTATTACTATTATTTATAGTATTCGTATTTTTCGACAACCTCGCAATTAGTATTGCAATAGCTCCATAAAGAGGCCCCAACACTGTTCCACAAACTGGAGCTAAACTTGGAGACAAGTTTATTTTATGTGGGGATATACTGACCATTTTAAATCCTGGATAAAAAATGAAAGTAAAAACCATTTCAATCGACATTGTTAACATGAGAAATTTAATTTTTGTATCCTGAATTAAGACCCTAAAAATATTCATATTTTCCCCGTTAAAAAAATATATATTGTAAATTATATTAAATCTACAATATTGCAATAAATATAAATATTTTTTCTTAAATATTTTCTCTGAGTGTAGTATTTCCCTATATAGTGTAAAATTTTAAATTAAATAAAGTATTATGGAGAAAATAGATATATATTAAAATAACCAAAATAATAAAATAATTAAATGATGAAATATAGTCGTGTGCATTAGAAAAGTTTTTTGGCAAAACCGAAGGTTTTGCCGTATGTCTTTTGGTAAAACCCTTTTGGGTTTTGCCGTATATTCTATATAGGGTGCATATAGTACGATTTTTAAGATTTTTATCGTAAGTTAAAAATAAATTTTATAATAACATTGCATCCATGAAATAAACCTTTGGAATCACTTGAGTTTTATTAAACTTTAAGTAATATGACAACAATATACATTTTGTATATATAGAACCAACGCACTACAACGTTAATTGGTAATACCGTAGTGAAATATATATAATAACTAATAACCATATTTTTAGTATGAACAATCAAATAACAAGATATGTCTTTCTTTATTATTTATTACTTTATTAGGTGGAAATCATGACAGTAACTATTGCAATTGCGTCTGGTAAAGGAGGTACTGGAAAAACTACAATTGCTGCAAACTTAGCAGTTGCGTTATCTCGTTTTGGAAAAAATGTTATTGTATTGGATGCTGATATCGCAATGGCAAACTTGGAATTGATTTTGGGGTTAGAAGGAAAACCAGTAACATTAAATGACGTCCTTGCGGGAACTGCTGATATTGAAGAGGCAATTTATGAGGGTCCTGGAGGGGTTAAAGTAGTTCCAGCAGGGATTTCATTAGAGAGGTTCAGGAGAGCCAATCCCGAAAGATTAGAAGAAGTATTGACTAAATTAAATGAAAAAGCAGATATATTAATCATAGATTGTCCTGCAGGGCTTGGTAAGGATGCACTTGTAGCATTATCTGCTGCTGAGAATCTTATTGTTGTAGTAAACCCGGAGATTTCATCAATATCTGATGCCTTAAAAATTATTGCAGTAGCTCGTAGACTTGAAACCAATGTTCTTGGAGCAATTAT
The sequence above is a segment of the Methanotorris igneus Kol 5 genome. Coding sequences within it:
- the minD gene encoding septum site-determining protein MinD, which gives rise to MTVTIAIASGKGGTGKTTIAANLAVALSRFGKNVIVLDADIAMANLELILGLEGKPVTLNDVLAGTADIEEAIYEGPGGVKVVPAGISLERFRRANPERLEEVLTKLNEKADILIIDCPAGLGKDALVALSAAENLIVVVNPEISSISDALKIIAVARRLETNVLGAIINRVSNDSTELSAKAIETILEIPIMGIIPEDPNVRRSAAFGEPIVLRYPDSPAAQAIMEIAAKLVGKQYIPEKKEKESFIKRFIKGLFGRKKK
- a CDS encoding transposase, whose protein sequence is MSGRKTKRKGYWKAYDKRFKIFNIKYTYDFVSFIINILLPYKEKRKVGRPLAISYNEYIATLIIKHIFRISLRDLETLSDYLHKKHIDSSTYGKAFQRIKISDLTKIIVGLHLIIANSLKSSVIIYIADSTGVHLLRVYCERIRVVNNEIKKVKYRVFDKMHVLACYYKDYGLISIVMVKWDNGYSSDSKNLLKMIKSLDFVKGAIILLDGGYDDEDLLRELLSIDLIPIVKTKEFKWDYGISKIRKKVKKLFDKKLYKIRGVIEAIFGGLKTKFRLTLNEKLPESRCRATLAVAIVHNILTLMRVISIRE